One window of Akkermansia biwaensis genomic DNA carries:
- the panB gene encoding 3-methyl-2-oxobutanoate hydroxymethyltransferase, producing the protein MNQSVEKAERIRACKGTRHVTLVTAYDYPTGRLLDEAGVDVVLVGDSVGMVQLGFPDTTHVTLDHMVHHVEATARGVKNALLVGDMPIHTYETVEDAVRTAGKLFRAGADAVKLEGGASQAEKIRAIVKAGIPVMGHIGLLPQKVLEEGGYRIKGKSAAEADALVKDVQAVAEAGACSVVVEGVTPSVARRITAHSPVPTLGIGSGAHTCDGDVVVIHDLVGAFPWFVPAFVKPRADVAGSMTTAVKEWMKDVYTEPGTAGS; encoded by the coding sequence ATGAATCAATCTGTTGAAAAGGCGGAACGCATCCGCGCCTGCAAGGGCACGCGGCATGTGACGCTGGTTACCGCTTATGATTATCCCACGGGACGCCTGCTGGATGAGGCCGGCGTGGATGTCGTCCTGGTGGGGGATTCCGTAGGAATGGTCCAGCTGGGCTTTCCGGATACCACCCACGTGACGCTGGACCATATGGTCCACCATGTGGAGGCCACGGCGCGCGGCGTAAAAAACGCCCTGCTGGTGGGGGATATGCCCATCCATACTTATGAGACGGTGGAGGACGCCGTGCGTACCGCGGGAAAACTGTTCCGGGCCGGAGCGGATGCCGTCAAGCTGGAAGGCGGCGCCTCCCAGGCGGAAAAGATACGCGCCATTGTGAAGGCGGGGATTCCCGTGATGGGCCATATCGGTCTGCTGCCTCAAAAAGTTCTGGAAGAGGGGGGATACAGGATCAAGGGGAAATCCGCTGCTGAGGCGGACGCCCTGGTGAAGGATGTTCAGGCCGTGGCGGAGGCCGGAGCCTGCTCCGTGGTGGTGGAAGGCGTTACGCCCTCCGTGGCGCGCCGTATTACGGCTCATTCTCCCGTTCCTACTTTGGGCATCGGTTCCGGAGCGCATACCTGTGACGGGGATGTGGTGGTGATCCATGACCTGGTGGGGGCGTTTCCGTGGTTTGTCCCGGCCTTTGTGAAGCCCCGCGCCGACGTGGCCGGAAGTATGACGACGGCGGTGAAGGAGTGGATGAAGGACGTGTACACGGAACCCGGAACTGCGGGCTCCTAG
- a CDS encoding sugar phosphate isomerase/epimerase family protein has protein sequence MIDEILSLGFDHVELSHGIKLSLLPGIMRAVEAGKVRVAGVHNYFPAPIDEVGDAPDSRPFTADLPQVRSKAIELTKKSIEQGASLGAGYIVLHMGTVEPLVKRTDTTRLQTMAREGLVGTEEFARTKGEFVRRRNRLAPVYVERAREAIRQLLPHASEFGVKLGIEGRSHYEQIPSEDEMADLMREFAEEPFVGYWHDFGHIQRKHNLLLLNHEQFIRSISPHLIGGHVNDVKWPARDHQVPLIGGGVPFERLLPFFPAGVPLVWELSGRAAAEDILTARELWESRFPQTLQ, from the coding sequence ATGATTGATGAGATCCTTTCCCTGGGGTTTGACCATGTGGAACTTTCCCACGGCATCAAGCTTTCTCTTTTGCCGGGCATCATGAGAGCCGTGGAAGCGGGCAAGGTGCGCGTTGCCGGCGTTCACAATTATTTTCCCGCTCCGATTGACGAGGTGGGGGATGCCCCGGACAGCAGGCCGTTTACGGCGGATTTGCCCCAGGTCCGCAGCAAGGCGATTGAGCTGACGAAGAAGTCCATTGAACAGGGCGCCTCCCTGGGCGCCGGATACATTGTTTTGCACATGGGGACGGTGGAACCGCTGGTGAAGCGTACGGATACGACCCGGCTGCAGACCATGGCCAGGGAAGGGCTGGTGGGCACGGAGGAGTTTGCCCGGACCAAGGGGGAATTCGTCAGGCGCCGCAACCGTCTCGCTCCCGTTTATGTAGAGCGCGCCCGCGAGGCCATCCGCCAGTTATTGCCCCATGCCTCGGAGTTCGGAGTGAAACTGGGCATCGAAGGCCGCAGCCATTATGAACAGATTCCCAGTGAGGATGAAATGGCGGACCTGATGCGGGAGTTTGCAGAAGAGCCGTTTGTCGGTTACTGGCATGATTTCGGGCATATTCAGCGGAAGCACAATTTGCTCTTATTGAATCATGAACAATTCATCCGCAGTATATCTCCCCATTTGATCGGCGGGCACGTGAATGACGTCAAATGGCCGGCCCGCGACCACCAGGTGCCCTTGATAGGGGGCGGGGTGCCTTTTGAACGCCTTTTGCCCTTTTTCCCCGCAGGCGTGCCGCTTGTCTGGGAACTTTCGGGGAGAGCCGCCGCGGAGGACATTCTGACCGCGCGGGAATTGTGGGAAAGCAGGTTTCCGCAGACGTTGCAGTAA
- a CDS encoding M23 family metallopeptidase: protein MIDKTTSRVIVGLLVTAGVMVAAFAWYKARDAASPDAGAYKNIYDVDVPQSAPIPVDYRLILLTPQELAKAPLADVFVSPLGDDNGAFTYSAQGFGAMNAARGGRHTGQDLNGIGGENTDEGLPVRAAGRGLLIYAGEPSPDWGNVVVLLHRLPDGRFVQSLYAHLKTISDIPLGTIVGRGEQIGTVGTAHGNYLAHLHFEMIESIAHEAGMPGYGKTTFNRINPDEVLEKYAPDPAMMIPDPVIALKDVQQAAGWEKLLENLYRDNSMEALDKILPKEQQEGALEPSP from the coding sequence ATGATTGACAAGACGACATCCCGCGTCATTGTGGGCCTGCTGGTGACGGCCGGGGTGATGGTTGCAGCGTTTGCCTGGTACAAGGCCCGCGACGCCGCCAGTCCGGATGCGGGCGCGTACAAGAATATTTATGACGTGGATGTTCCGCAGTCCGCTCCCATTCCCGTGGATTACAGGCTGATTCTGCTGACCCCCCAGGAACTGGCCAAGGCCCCTCTGGCGGATGTGTTTGTGTCCCCGCTGGGGGATGACAACGGAGCGTTTACGTATTCCGCCCAGGGATTCGGAGCCATGAATGCCGCGCGCGGCGGCAGGCATACCGGACAGGATTTGAACGGGATTGGCGGAGAGAATACGGATGAGGGGCTTCCGGTGCGCGCCGCGGGGCGCGGGCTGCTGATTTATGCCGGGGAGCCGTCTCCGGACTGGGGAAACGTCGTGGTTCTGCTGCATCGGCTTCCGGACGGCCGTTTTGTGCAGAGCCTGTATGCGCATCTTAAAACCATCAGCGACATTCCTCTGGGAACCATCGTGGGCCGCGGGGAGCAGATCGGCACCGTGGGCACGGCGCACGGCAATTATCTGGCTCATCTGCATTTTGAAATGATTGAGTCCATCGCCCATGAGGCGGGAATGCCGGGGTATGGCAAGACGACGTTCAACCGGATCAACCCGGACGAGGTGCTGGAAAAGTACGCTCCCGACCCCGCGATGATGATTCCGGACCCCGTGATTGCCCTGAAGGATGTTCAGCAGGCTGCCGGCTGGGAGAAACTGCTGGAAAACCTTTACCGGGACAACAGCATGGAGGCGCTGGACAAGATTCTGCCGAAGGAACAGCAGGAAGGCGCCCTGGAACCCTCTCCGTAA
- a CDS encoding GYF domain-containing protein — MSEYFLKLPGDSQPRSYSEYEVREFLGQGVIDSETLTWKPGMDGWQPVGQVLPEKEPETLPFRKEKPDISPPPPTYRLRYSLFELSRLAFPACFILLACSLWTLWIVCFHHIVDYAEVQTTLRQVVDQLPSYVLPLIFLFSLLCIPSLAVQLVWLYRACANVQQFRVSGLRFTPLVSVILSCMPLVGMVLNALIIQELYRASKNPEEWMLQSPSLAVRLYLTAATALTLSLLFPFGVEHYLVAFFLIGSLITAASTLWLISVLQISRMQRELASRQADKLP, encoded by the coding sequence ATGAGTGAATACTTCCTGAAGCTTCCCGGCGATTCACAGCCGAGGTCCTACTCCGAATACGAAGTCCGGGAATTTCTGGGCCAGGGCGTCATTGACTCGGAAACGCTCACCTGGAAGCCGGGCATGGACGGATGGCAGCCGGTCGGGCAGGTTTTGCCGGAAAAAGAGCCGGAAACCCTCCCCTTCCGGAAGGAAAAGCCGGATATCTCCCCCCCGCCCCCCACGTACCGTTTGCGGTACTCCCTCTTCGAGCTCTCCAGATTAGCCTTTCCGGCCTGTTTCATTCTTCTGGCCTGCTCCCTGTGGACCCTGTGGATCGTCTGTTTCCATCATATCGTGGACTATGCGGAGGTTCAAACCACCCTCCGGCAGGTCGTAGATCAGCTTCCCTCCTACGTGCTCCCCCTCATTTTCCTGTTCAGCCTTCTGTGCATCCCCTCCCTGGCCGTCCAGCTGGTCTGGCTTTACCGGGCCTGCGCCAACGTGCAGCAATTCCGGGTTTCAGGGTTGCGGTTCACCCCCCTGGTCAGCGTTATCCTCAGCTGCATGCCCCTCGTCGGCATGGTGCTCAATGCCCTGATCATCCAGGAACTGTACAGAGCCTCAAAAAATCCGGAAGAATGGATGCTGCAATCCCCCTCCCTGGCCGTTCGGCTGTACTTAACCGCGGCAACCGCCCTCACGCTGTCCCTGCTTTTCCCTTTCGGAGTGGAACATTATCTGGTTGCCTTCTTCCTGATCGGTTCCCTGATAACCGCGGCCAGCACCCTGTGGCTGATATCCGTTCTCCAAATCAGCAGGATGCAACGGGAACTGGCCTCCAGGCAGGCGGACAAGCTTCCGTAA
- a CDS encoding glycosyltransferase family 8 protein, with the protein MKLNIYWCTDERYFYQTSISVFSLLLHKREEDKAHLNILSYKPLKEKNRQVLKKAVSSFPGATVTYRLLESELSGKLVGNQTGENRLTSTTYARLLIPQMASEERVLYLDSDTIVCQDLSPLFEMDMKGLDLGAVEIPYFHGDPFWASLNNFGFPVSTYDYFNAGVLLMNIPLLKNNHLFFHAATLAMKHRFRCDDQDALNISARGQFFRLPQKYNFYYENYPKHLASPEIRQEMERMTAEKNYAIVHYPGSSKPWNHGVHTLDFLWKDCEKKFRDSINNCF; encoded by the coding sequence ATGAAATTGAATATCTATTGGTGCACGGATGAGCGGTACTTTTATCAGACCTCCATTTCCGTCTTTTCCCTTCTTCTGCATAAAAGAGAAGAGGACAAGGCCCATTTAAACATCCTGAGTTATAAGCCTCTAAAGGAAAAAAACAGGCAGGTGTTGAAAAAAGCCGTATCTTCCTTTCCCGGGGCAACGGTGACATACCGCCTGCTGGAAAGTGAATTATCCGGAAAGCTGGTTGGCAATCAAACAGGAGAAAACAGACTCACATCAACAACATATGCCCGGCTACTTATTCCTCAGATGGCATCAGAAGAAAGAGTCCTTTACCTGGATTCCGATACCATTGTCTGCCAGGATTTAAGCCCTCTGTTTGAGATGGACATGAAAGGTCTTGATCTTGGAGCCGTGGAAATCCCCTACTTCCACGGAGATCCATTTTGGGCATCTCTGAATAACTTCGGTTTTCCCGTCTCAACATATGACTACTTCAATGCCGGGGTCCTTTTGATGAATATCCCCCTCCTGAAAAACAACCACCTCTTTTTCCATGCGGCAACTCTGGCCATGAAACACCGGTTCAGGTGTGACGATCAGGATGCCCTGAACATTTCAGCGCGCGGCCAATTCTTCCGTCTTCCCCAAAAATACAACTTTTACTATGAAAACTATCCCAAGCACTTGGCCTCTCCGGAAATCCGGCAAGAAATGGAACGCATGACGGCGGAAAAAAACTATGCCATCGTCCATTATCCGGGAAGTTCCAAGCCATGGAACCATGGCGTTCATACCCTTGATTTTCTCTGGAAGGACTGCGAAAAGAAATTCAGGGATTCCATCAACAACTGCTTTTGA